A region from the Microbacterium lacus genome encodes:
- a CDS encoding Sec-independent protein translocase TatB, with protein sequence MFFGLTIEKLLLIGLVAGLLIGPERLPRYVESLTKVAKKAKEYVTTAKTRMKDEMGADFDDVDWRTLDPRQYDPRRIIREALLDDAPVPTVRAAGAAAAVTTAAAFTKPQSAIMPFTAENPPPFDDEAT encoded by the coding sequence ATGTTCTTCGGGCTCACGATCGAGAAGCTTCTGCTGATCGGATTGGTCGCGGGGCTCCTGATCGGACCCGAGCGGCTGCCGCGCTATGTGGAGAGCCTGACGAAGGTCGCCAAGAAGGCGAAGGAGTACGTCACGACCGCGAAGACGCGGATGAAGGACGAGATGGGCGCGGACTTCGACGACGTCGACTGGCGCACGCTCGACCCGCGTCAGTACGATCCGCGCCGGATCATCCGCGAAGCGCTGCTGGATGACGCGCCGGTCCCGACGGTGCGCGCCGCCGGTGCGGCTGCGGCCGTCACCACGGCGGCGGCGTTCACGAAGCCGCAGAGCGCGATCATGCCCTTCACCGCCGAGAACCCGCCGCCGTTCGACGACGAAGCGACCTGA
- a CDS encoding O-methyltransferase: MAEHDANHRFAAEATVEPDHIVRARAHALELGASPISAPVGAQCAVIAAASRALNIVEIGTGAGVSGLWLLYGSPRATLTTIDSEPEHLGAARQSFAEARIPPARARFITGRAADVLPRMNEASYDIVLVDADPEGVIEYVEHGLRLVRAGGTVLVPRVLGNGAVADPVRRDRVTAAYRSLIHETQSSPAVIGALSIVGEGLLQLTTRPSE, from the coding sequence ATGGCCGAGCACGACGCGAACCACCGCTTCGCCGCGGAGGCGACGGTCGAACCCGACCACATCGTCCGCGCCCGAGCACACGCACTCGAACTGGGGGCATCGCCGATCAGCGCGCCGGTCGGCGCGCAGTGCGCGGTGATCGCCGCCGCGTCGCGCGCCCTGAACATCGTCGAGATCGGCACGGGTGCCGGGGTGTCGGGGCTGTGGCTCCTGTACGGCTCGCCGCGTGCGACGCTCACGACGATCGACAGCGAACCCGAGCACTTGGGTGCCGCCCGGCAGTCTTTCGCCGAAGCCCGCATCCCCCCAGCCCGCGCGCGCTTCATCACGGGCCGCGCCGCGGATGTCCTGCCGCGCATGAACGAGGCGTCGTACGACATCGTGCTGGTGGATGCCGATCCCGAGGGTGTCATCGAGTACGTCGAGCATGGTCTCCGCCTCGTGCGCGCCGGCGGCACGGTGCTCGTGCCGCGGGTCCTGGGCAACGGTGCAGTGGCGGATCCGGTGCGGCGCGACCGCGTCACCGCCGCGTACCGGTCGCTCATCCACGAGACGCAGTCCTCACCCGCCGTGATCGGCGCGCTGTCCATCGTGGGTGAAGGACTCCTTCAGCTCACGACGCGCCCCTCGGAATGA
- a CDS encoding DUF3117 domain-containing protein yields MAAMKPRTGDGPMEAVKEGRLIIVRVPLEGGGRLVVSVNDAEAKELYDVLGGVVNPA; encoded by the coding sequence ATGGCAGCCATGAAGCCGAGAACCGGAGACGGGCCGATGGAGGCCGTGAAGGAAGGTCGCCTCATCATCGTGCGCGTTCCGCTCGAGGGTGGGGGGCGCCTGGTCGTCTCCGTGAACGACGCTGAGGCCAAGGAGCTCTACGACGTGCTGGGCGGAGTCGTGAACCCCGCCTGA